One part of the Sporosarcina ureae genome encodes these proteins:
- a CDS encoding glycine--tRNA ligase — protein MLSMEQVVNLSKQRGFVFPGSDIYGGLANTWDYGPLGVELKNNIKRAWWQKFIQESPYNVGLDSAILMNPKVWEASGHIGNFNDPMIDCKKCNTRHRADKLIEEALDAKGIEMVVDGLPFDKMFDLIQEHEIKCPTCGALDYTEIRQFNLMFKTSQGVTDSSANEIFLRPETAQGIFVNFKNVQRSMRKKVPFGIAQVGKSFRNEITPGNFTFRTREFEQMELEFFCKPGEDEQWYKYWIDQSEGLLLNLGLKKDNIRLREHNEDELSHYSKGTVDIEYKFPFGWGELWGIANRTDFDLKRHMEYSGEDFHYQDPITNEKYVPYCIEPSVGADRVTLAFLCDAFDTEELEDGDTRTVLRFHPALAPIKAAVLPLSKKLADDAQKVYAELSKHFPVQYDDSQSIGRRYRRQDEIGTPFCITFDFDSLEDQQVTVRHRDSMEQERMPIADVTAYIQKHLLF, from the coding sequence ATGTTATCTATGGAACAAGTAGTCAATCTTTCAAAACAACGGGGATTTGTATTCCCAGGGTCTGATATTTATGGTGGTTTGGCGAACACTTGGGATTACGGTCCATTAGGTGTCGAACTAAAAAACAACATCAAGCGCGCTTGGTGGCAAAAGTTCATTCAGGAATCACCTTATAACGTAGGTCTTGATTCCGCTATTCTGATGAACCCGAAAGTTTGGGAAGCATCCGGTCATATTGGAAACTTCAATGATCCGATGATCGACTGTAAAAAATGTAATACCCGTCACCGTGCTGATAAATTAATTGAAGAAGCATTGGATGCAAAAGGAATCGAAATGGTCGTTGATGGCCTACCGTTTGATAAAATGTTCGATTTGATTCAAGAACATGAAATCAAATGTCCGACATGTGGCGCATTGGATTATACAGAAATCCGTCAATTCAACTTGATGTTCAAAACAAGTCAAGGTGTAACAGATTCTTCAGCAAACGAAATTTTCCTTCGTCCGGAAACGGCACAAGGGATCTTCGTGAACTTCAAAAATGTTCAACGCTCTATGAGAAAGAAAGTACCTTTTGGTATTGCACAAGTAGGGAAGAGTTTCCGTAATGAAATCACACCGGGTAACTTCACATTCCGTACGCGTGAATTCGAACAAATGGAACTTGAATTCTTCTGTAAGCCTGGCGAAGATGAGCAATGGTATAAGTACTGGATTGATCAGTCTGAAGGATTGCTATTGAACCTTGGTTTGAAGAAAGATAATATCCGTCTTCGCGAGCACAATGAAGATGAACTATCCCACTATTCTAAAGGAACTGTGGATATCGAATATAAATTCCCATTTGGTTGGGGAGAGCTATGGGGAATCGCGAACCGTACGGACTTCGATTTGAAGCGTCATATGGAATATTCAGGCGAAGATTTCCACTATCAAGATCCAATCACGAATGAAAAATACGTACCATACTGTATCGAACCTTCCGTTGGTGCTGACCGCGTAACGTTGGCATTCCTATGTGACGCATTCGATACAGAGGAACTTGAAGACGGCGATACACGTACTGTACTTCGTTTCCACCCAGCACTTGCGCCGATCAAAGCTGCTGTACTTCCATTGTCTAAAAAACTTGCGGACGATGCACAAAAAGTATACGCAGAGCTTTCGAAGCATTTCCCGGTACAATATGATGATTCCCAATCCATCGGACGTCGTTACCGTCGTCAAGATGAAATCGGAACGCCATTCTGTATCACATTCGACTTTGATTCATTAGAAGATCAGCAAGTAACGGTTCGTCATCGTGATTCTATGGAACAAGAACGTATGCCAATCGCAGACGTTACAGCATACATCCAAAAACACTTATTATTCTAA